Within Streptomyces albofaciens JCM 4342, the genomic segment TCCAGCGATCCGACCGGGTCGTTCACGACACCGCCCCAGCATGTGGTGAGCCTGGTGTCCATAGAGGACGACGCTCGCGACGAGGAGTTGCGGGTCGTGTGGGAGCTGGAGTACGGCGCTGTCGCGCACGACCAGCACTCCCTGCCGACCCCTGAGCGTGGCTTTGACGAGCCGCAGCGGCTGGATGCCTTTTTGGACGCAGTGCGCTGGGGAGCGGTCGCCTCGGCGGACCGCACCGCGCTGCAGGCACCGTTCCGTTCGGGTGTCCAGATCGAGGAATACCAGCTGGATCCAGTGGTGCGGGCACTGTCGATGCCGCGTACCAACCTGCTGGTCGCCGACGACGTCGGCTTGGGCAAGACGATCGAAGCCGGACTGGTGGCGCAGGAGCTGATGTTGCGCCACCGGGCTCGGACGATGCTGGTGGTGTGCCCGGCCGGCCTGACGGTGCAGTGGCGCGATGAGATGCGTGACAAGTTCGGCCTGGACTTCCGCATAGTCGATACGAAGCTGCTGAAGGAACTGCGCCGCTCCCGGGGCTTGTACGCGAACCCATGGACGCACTATCCGCGGCTGATCGTCAGTGTGGACTGGCTCAAGCGGGAGCGGCCGATGCGCCTGCTGCGCGAGGTCCTGCCCACTGTGCCGAGCTATCCGCGCGCCTTCGATCTGCTGATCGTGGACGAGGTGCACACCTGTGCGCCCTCGGGCAACGGCCGCTACGCGGTGGACTCCCAGCGCACTCAGGCCATCCGCGCGCTGGCCCCGCACTGCGAGCACCGTCTGTTCTTGTCGGCCACCCCTCACAACGGCTACCTGGAGTCCTTTACTGCGCTGCTGGAGCTGCTGGACGATCAGCGCTTCGCCCGTGGAGTCAAGCCGAACCCGGAGCAGCTCGCGCGGGTGATGGTGCGCCGCCTCAAGCGGGACCTGCCGCCCCGCTGGGACGGCACCCCACGTTTTCCCAAGCGCGTACTGCAGGAACTGCCGGTCCACTACGACGAGGCCGAGCGTGAGGCGCACCGCATGCTCTCCGTCTATGCGGCCAGCCGCCGCCGGGCGGCCGGCCAGACAGCGCAGCGCACCGCGGCGGACTTCGTCACCACGCTGCTGAAAAAGCGCCTGTTCTCCTCACCGAAGGCGTTCGCCGAAACGGTGGACACGCACCTGGCGACGATGGAGGCCCGCGCCACGGGCCCCTTCGAGCCGGACGCGAAGGCGGGGGCGGTCGGAGAGGCGGGCAGTCGTGTGCTGCGGCCACTGATCGACCGGCTTGAGGAGACCGCGGGCGACGATGAGGCCTTCGCCCCGGCCGCCACTCAGGCGCTCACCGCCGTCCGCGAAGTCGCGCCGCCGTTGTCGGACGAGGAACGCCGGTTGTTGCAGCAGCTGCGTTCCTGGGCTCGAGATGCGCAGGATCGGGCGGACGGCAAGTTCCGCGCGTTCACCGACTGGCTCGACCCGATCGTCCGCCCCAATGGCCAGTGGTCCGACCAGCGCGTCATCGTCTTCACCGAGTACCGCGACACTCAGCGCTGGCTGTACGAGCGGCTGATCGCCGCCGGCGTGCCGACCGAGCGGATCGCCCAGCTGCACGGCGGCCAGGACGAAAAAGAGCGGGAGCACGTCAAGAACGTCTTCCAGGAGTCCCCCGACCTGCCCGGCGGCGAGCCGCGCATCCTGCTAGCCACGGACGCGGCCAGCGAGGGCATCAACCTGCAGCGCTACTGCCACCGGCTGCTGCACTGGGAGATCCCGTGGAACCCCAACCGGCTCGAGCAGCGCAACGGCCGCATCGACCGGCACGGCCAGCACGCCGCCCGGGTGGAGGTCTACCACTTCGTGCCCGCCGGCTGGGAGAAGGCCGAGGCGGACCCCGACGCCTTCGCCGAGGGCACCCTGGAGAACGAGCTCTACTTCCTGCACCACGCGGCGCACAAGGTCGACCAGATCCGTGAGGACCTCGGCAGCGCCGGCGAGGTGATCGCCGCCCAGGTAGAGCAGAAGATGCTGGGCAAGCGCACCGACTGGCAGACCGCGGACGCGGAGATCACCCGCCGCTCCGGCCGGGCCGTACTGAAGATTGAACGCGACCTTGCCCGAGATCTCGAGCGACTCACCGAAACCCTCTCCAGCAGCCGCACCGACCTCAACCTCTCACCGGCCACGCTCGAGCGGGTGGTGCGCACCGGCCTGGCCCTGGCCCACGGCAAGGATCTCCTCACCGCCGAGCCGCCCCAGGGGATGCGGGCCGCGTGCTTCCGCCTTCCGCAGTTGCCCGGCGCCTGGGCCGAGGCCCGCAACGACGGTCTGTACCATCCGGTCACCGGCGTCGAGCGGCTCGTCACCTTCGACGGCGACGCCGCCGCCGACCGCACCGACGTGGTACTGCTCCACCTTGGCCACCGGCTGGTGCAGATGTGCCTGCGCCTGCTGCGCGCCGAGATATGGGCCGGCGGTGCCGCAGCGAAGCTCTCCCGCGTCACCGCCCGCCTGGTTCCCGGCGACGTCCTGCGCGCCCCTGCCGTCATCGCCCACGGTCGCGTCGTCGTCACCGGGGCCGAAGGCACCCGCCTGCACGAGGAGATCGTCACCGCAGGCGGACTGATCGAAGGCGGCAAGCTGACCCGCGCCAAGGAGACGGACCTGGCCGCCTGGCTCGCCGCCGCCACCGAGGAACTGCCCGCCACCGCCTTCCTCGACCGCCTCACCACTCTGTGGCCTGATCTGCAAGAGTCCTTGAGCCGGGCCCTCAAGGTGCGCGCCGACCAGCGGGCCCGCAGCCTGGGTGGCCTGCTCGAGCGCCGCTGCGACGAGGAAGTCGCCGGCATCGAAACGATCCTGGCGGACCTGGAGCACTCCATCCGAGGTGCCCTGAACGATCACGCCCACTGGGAGCAGGCCAGCCTCTTCGAGGTCGTAGCGGAGGCCAACCAGCTCCGCAAGGACCGCGCCGCCCTCGCCGAACGGCTCGAGGCCATCCCCGGCATGCGGGAGCAGGAGACCGCGGCGCTGCGCCGCCGCTACGCCGACCCCACCGCTCGCTACTTCCCCGCCGCCGTCACCTTCCTGGTCCCCTCCGCGCTGTCCCGAGGTGCACGCTGATGCCACGCCCCAAGAAGCCCACCGGTTCCACTCCGGCACATCAGCACGCCGACTGGCTGCGCCTGCTCCCCGCCGACGGCCCGTTCCTCGCGCTGCCCGTACTCACCGACGTCTTCCAGCACGGGCTGGACCTCGTCCCGGACGAGACCGTGGACCGCCTCAGGCAGGGATGGGCCGAGGTCAACGCGGCCCCCGACCTCCTCGCCCCTGCCTGGTCCGAGCTGATCCTGCGCGAAGTGCTCTCCTACAGCGGCCCCCTCCTGGCCGAAGGCGCTGCCGTCCCCACAGAGTTCACAACCGCACCGGCCGGTGCCGGCAGCCTGCGCCAGGACGCCGTCGCACTCGGACCCGACGGTAAGGGCGGGCGGGCCGCCCGCATGCTCCTCTATCGTCGCCCCTGGCAGGAGCGCCTCACCCGCGCATCTCAGGGCGAGCCGTCCGCTCTCGAGCATGCCGCCGAGACATGCCGCCGCACCGACGTCCCCCTCGCCCTGGTCACCAACGGTCGCCTGTGGGTCCTGGTCCACGCCCGCCGCGGCGAACCCACCACCCAGGCTACCTTCGACGCCGACATGTGGCTGGAGGAGCGGCTGCTGCTGCGTGCCTTCGCCACCCTGCTCGGCGCCCAGCGAGTCCTGCCGCCCGCCGCCGGCCCGGACGGGACGCCCACCACCAGCCTGGCCGCCCTCTTCCAGCGCAGCGCCGATGCCCATGCTCAGGTCACCGACACTCTCGGGCGGCAGGTCCGCGCCGCCGTTGACCTCCTCATCGGCGAGCTCTCCCGCCTGGACCGCGAATCCGGTGGAGAGTTGCTGGAGCAGGTCGCGCCGCGGGACGTCTACCGGGCCGCACTGACCATGATGATGCGCCTGGTCTTCCTGTTCTACGCCGAAGAACAGCGCCTGTTGCCCATCGAATCCGAGCTCTACGCCGACGCCTACGCCGTCTCCACTCTCCATCGCCGTCTGGAAGACGAGCGCAGCCTGTACGGCGACGAGATCGGCGACCGCCGCTCCGCCGCCTGGCCCCGCCTGCTCGCCACCTGCACCGCTCTACATGGCGGCAGCGAACACCCCGACCTGCGCATCCCCGCCTACGGCGGCTCCCTCTTCGATCCCGAACGCTTCCCCTGGCTCACCAGCACCCGCGTCAGCGACCGCGTCGTACGCGAAATCCTCGACGCCCTCCTGGTCCTGCGCGGCAAGCACGGCGCCGAGCAGCTCTCATACGCCGGCCTGGACGTCGAACAAATCGGCCACGTCTACGAGGGCCTGCTCGAGTTCTCCTGCCTGCGCGTCACCGAGCCCTACGTCGGCCTCGGCGGCAAGCTCGCCCCCGAACTGCCCCTCGCCGAGTTGGAACAGGCCCATGGGGAAGGGGACGAGGCGTTCGCGGAATGGCTCAAAGCCCGAGCCGGCTTCACCACGGCGACCGTGAAAAAGGCACTCACCGCCCAACCGGCCGCGGACGACCTGTCCAACCTGCACAGCGCCTGCGACAACAACGCGACCCTCGCCGAACGCATCCGCCCCTACCTCGGCCTGCTCCGCCGCGACCTGCGCGGCTGGCCCGTCGTCGGCCCCGCCGGCTCGGTCGTCCTCACCCAGGTCGGCGACCGCCGCGCCACCGGCACCCACTACACCCCGCGCACCCTCGCCGAAGAAGTCGTCGAACACACCCTCGCCCCGCTCTGCCACGCCCCCGGACCCGCGGAAGGTGCCGAGTCGGATGCCTGGCAGGTCAAGCCCGCCGAGCAGCTGCTCGCCCTGCGCGTCGCCGACATCGCCATGGGCTCCGGCGCCTTCCTCGTCTCCGCCTGCCGCTACCTGGCCGACCGCCTCGTCAAAGCGTGGAAGCGTGACGGCCTGCCCGCCGATGTCTCCTCGCTGGTCGGTGAGGACGCCGACCGGGACGAACTGGCCCGCACTGCCCGCCGCCTGGTCGCCGACCGCTGCCTGTACGGGGTGGACCGCGACCCCATGGCCGTCGAACTGGCGAAGCTGTCGCTATGGCTGGTCACCCTGGCCAAGGACAAGCCCTTCAGCTTCCTCGACCACGCCCTGCGCCACGGGGACTCTCTTATCGGCGTCACTTCTATCGATCAAATCACCGCCTTCCACTTGAAGCCCGAGGTTGGGCGGAAGATCAACGCTCGCCTGCACGGCGACATCGAGGAGGACACCGCCCGCATCGTCGCCCGCGCCACCGAAGTCCGCCAGGACATCGCGGCCATGCCGGTGGTGGACATCCGCCAGGCCCAGCTCAAGGCCCAGAAGCTGATGTACGCCGACGATCTAACCGACAAGCTCCGGCTCGCCGCCGACGCAGTGGTGGGCGCGGCGCTGTCCACCGCCGGGGAGAAGGCGAGTTCATACGACGACCGGCTGACCAGCCTCTCCGAGGAAGTCCAGGCCGCACTGCGCGGCGACGACAAGGCGGAAGAGACGACGCGAGAGCGAATCGACCGATGGCTGAGGGGCCATCGGATGGAACCTATACGCCCTCTTCACTGGCCGTTGGAGTTCCCTGAGCTGTTTGGGCCAGCAGGGAGCGGGTTCGACGCCATCGTAGGGAACCCCCCATTTGTTGGCGGTAAAAAAATTTCACCGACCATGGGTGAAGACTACAGAGCTTATATGGTTGAGCGCATTGCCAGAGGTAGGCGAGGCAATGCCGACCTATGCGCATACTTCCTGCTTCGTGACACTTCCCTGACGCCGACCGGTCGAATGGGAATCATAACCACTAATACGATCGCCCAGGGGGACACCCGTGAAGTTGGATTGGATCAAATAGTCGAACGCGGTCGAACGATATATCGTGCAGTGAAATCCCAGCCGTGGCCGGGTACCGCTGCGCTGGAAATATCGCTCCTATGGTTGGGACGATGCCATGAGAACGAGCCAGCAGTGCTCGATGACAGACGCGTACGTGGCATCACACCTGCGCTCGACGTAGTCAGTCGAGTGAGCGGAAACCCATATCGACTGACCGTCAACGCAGGCCAGTCATTTCAAGGCTCGATTGTCCTCGGCATGGGATTCGTGCTTGATCCGGAAGAAGCGCGGGCATACATAGAGAAGGATCCGCGGAACGCCGATGTCGTATTCCCCTACCTCAACGGCGAGGACCTAAACTCCCGACCGGATTGTTCGGCAAGGCGCTGGGTAATCAATTTTGGCGAGATGACCAAGGAAGAAGCCCGTCGATACCCGACATGTTGGACACGCGTCGAAAATAACGTCAAGCCAGAGCGAATCAAAAAGGATTCGAAGAAGTACCCGCGAATGGTCCATGAGTGGTGGAAATTTTGGAATCCTCGCCCTGGCCTCCAACAAGCCATCTCTGGTATCGGCCGGATATTGGCGATCGCACGCGTGAGCAAGACAGCCTTGCCGGTTTTTGTTCCTTCTGGCCAGGTCACTAGCGAACAGACAGTCATCTTTGCCACGGATCGCGATGCCGATTTGTCTCTGCTCTCCAGCGCCCATCACTATTGGTGGGCGATCACAAGGGCATCCAGCTTGAAGGGGGATCTGCGCTACACCCCCTCCGACGTCTACGAGACCTTCCCCAAGCCTGGCCTCACTGACCGCATGGACAAGGCTGGTAAGGAGTTGGACGCTTACCGCCGTACGCTCATGCTGGAGCGACAGTTGGGGCTGACAAAGCTCTACAACCAGGTACACGACCCAAAGGTGTTCGATCCGGCCATTGAGCGGTTGCGGCAGATCCACGTAGAGATCGATGATGCGGTCAACGAGGCCTATGGCTGGTCCGATCTGGATCTGGGCCATGGCTTCCATGAGACGCACCAGGGCGTCCGGTTCACCATCGTGCTAGAGGCGCAGGTTGAGGTGCTGGACCGGTTGCTGGAGCTGAACCACGCTCGCTACGACGAGGAGGTCCGCCGTGGTGCGCACTCCGGCAAGGGGAAGGGCAAGGGCGGTGGCAGCCGCGGAAAAGGCGATGACGCCGCCGTCTTCGACGACGGCGCGCTGATGCCACCGCCGGATGCCCTGTTCTGAGAATGATCTGTCGATGTGTCAGTGCCGGTCTCTAGGGTGGCCTGTATGAGTGACGAGGGTGTGCTGCAGGCGCCGACGGCAGCTGTGATCCGGGATGAGCTGGTAGACGCCGTGGTGGCGGACCTGCTCGGCCCGGTCGGCGGCGATCAGGAGGAGATCGGGGAGCGCCCCACCGACCGGTACTTGCTCGGCCGGCTGGCGCCGAGCGGCGCGGTGATCTCACCGGACGAGCAGGACAGTCTGGCGGAGGCGGAGCCCAGCGGTGGGGAGGAAGGGGACCCCGAGCCAGACGCCCCGAATGTGCCGAGCTTGTTCCCGTCGACGTTCGGGTTCACCGCTTGCGTGGACGGTGCTGTCCGCGAGCTGACGGTGTCCGCGTCGTGGGCGCGGTACGAGCAGGCTCCGGCGCCGGAGGGCAGTTACCGCTCCACCGTGTGGCGCAGGGTGCCGATGTCCGGCTCGATCACGGTGCCGCTCGCCGAGGGCGACCTGCGCCCTGGTCCCGCGCCCCTGCACCCCGACGCGCCGCACGTGCGTATACGCGGCCGGGCGCGGCGCTTCGACGGCAACTGGCTAGTCTCCCTGTTTCTCGTCAACGACCAGCCTGGCAGTTCGCACAAGCAGCAGGCGTGGCTGTTCCAGGCCGAACTGTCCGCCGCCGCCCTGGACGATGGCCCCGTGTTCCTGCGGCGCGTGACGGATCGGGCTTCGGGAGGGGACGCCGAGGACCGGAACGAGCAGAACCGGCTGGCGATGACGTACCGGTTCCATCCGGAGTTCGCCGTCGGCCACGGCGTGGCCGTCCATGTCGAGCCGGACCCGGCCGATCCGATGGCCGCGTGCCGCATTAGTACCACGGCTGCCCCCTGGTACGAGGTGCCGCAGACCGGCCTGCCCAACGCCAAGGACGACGTGGACCTGCCCGAGCTTGCCGAGCTGGTGACGGACATGGAGCGGCTGGGTGCGATGGGCCCGGCCGAGCTGCAGGCCGCTTTGATGCCGCTGGTGACCGGCTATCGGCGGTGGATCGAGGAACGCGGCGCCGAGATCGGTTCCGCACGCGCGCACTTGGACGGTTTCGCGCATGAGGCGAACGCGAATCTGTCGCAGGCGCGGGAGGCGGCGGACCGGATCGAGGCCGGCATCCGGCTGGTCGTCAGGGACGCCACCGCCCGTCAGGCGTTCGCCTTCGCCAACCGTGCCATGCACTTGCAGCGCGTGCACTCCCTCGCGGCGGAAAAGCGGCGCACCGACCCGCAGGGCATCACGCTCGATGCGGCACTGGACGCCTACAAGGACCCGCGATTCCACAGCTGGCGGCCGTTCCAGTTGGCGTTCGTGTTGTTGAACCTGCCCTCGCTGGCCGACCCCACCCATGCCGAGCGGGGACGGGAGAGCGGGATCGCGGACTTGCTGTGGTTCCCCACCGGTGGCGGCAAGACAGAGGCCTATCTAGGGCTGACCGCGTTCACTCTGGCGATGCGGCGTCTGCAGCCGGCGTGGGGCGGGCGGGACCCGCACGCCGGGCTGGCGGTGCTGATGCGCTACACCCTTCGGCTGCTGACGATCCAGCAGTTCCAGCGGGCCGCGACGCTGATCTGCGCCTGCGAGGTGCTGCGGCAAGCCGATCGGACCACGTGGGGGGACGAGCCGTTCCGGATCGGGCTGTGGGTGGGTGGCAAGGTCACCCCGAACCGCACTGACCACGCGGACGACTGGTTGACCCGGCTGAAGAACGACAAGGGCGAGTCGCACCGCTCCTCCCCGCACCAGCTGACCAATTGCCCGTGGTGCGGCACCCCGATCAACGCCGGCCGGGACATCCAGGTCGACATGGTGCGCCGCCGCACCCTGGTGATGTGCCCGGACCCGCACTTCGCGTGCCCGTTCACCGAGTGGGCGAGCAGCGGCGAGGACCGCAGCGAGGGCTTGCCGGTGGTGGTCGTGGACGAGGAGATCTACCGGCTGCTGCCGGCCCTGGTCATCGCCACCGTGGACAAGTTTGCCCAACTGCCGTGGAAGGGCGAGACACAAGCCCTGTTCGGAAACGTCACGCAGCGATGCGAGCGCCACGGCTACCTGACCGCTGACCTGAAGGACGCCGACTGGGAGAGCGGATCCCACCCGGCCAAGGGGAACGCACGAGCGGCCCGCACCGTAGCGGTGAGCCCGCTGCGCCCGCCGGATCTGATCATCCAGGACGAGCTGCACCTGATATCCGGCCCCCTCGGCTCCTTGGTCGGACTGTACGAGGCCGGGGTGGACCGGCTGTGCACCTGGAGGACCCGCAGCGGCCAGGAAGTGCGCCCCAAGGTGATCGCCTCCACCGCGACCGTGCGGCGCGCCCAGCGGCAGATCGGTGCCCTGTTCCTGCGGCACACACGGATCTTTCCGCCACAGGGCCTGGACGTGAGCGACAGCTTCTTCGCCCGGCAGCGGCCTGTCCCCGACACGCCCGGACGGCGCTACCTGGGCATCTGCGCCCACGGCGTGCGCATCAAGTCCACGCTGATCCGTGTTTACGTTGCCGTGCTCGGCGCCGCGCAGCGATTGCACGAGAAGTACGGCCACAACCCGGTCACCGACCCCTACATGAC encodes:
- a CDS encoding Eco57I restriction-modification methylase domain-containing protein, whose protein sequence is MPRPKKPTGSTPAHQHADWLRLLPADGPFLALPVLTDVFQHGLDLVPDETVDRLRQGWAEVNAAPDLLAPAWSELILREVLSYSGPLLAEGAAVPTEFTTAPAGAGSLRQDAVALGPDGKGGRAARMLLYRRPWQERLTRASQGEPSALEHAAETCRRTDVPLALVTNGRLWVLVHARRGEPTTQATFDADMWLEERLLLRAFATLLGAQRVLPPAAGPDGTPTTSLAALFQRSADAHAQVTDTLGRQVRAAVDLLIGELSRLDRESGGELLEQVAPRDVYRAALTMMMRLVFLFYAEEQRLLPIESELYADAYAVSTLHRRLEDERSLYGDEIGDRRSAAWPRLLATCTALHGGSEHPDLRIPAYGGSLFDPERFPWLTSTRVSDRVVREILDALLVLRGKHGAEQLSYAGLDVEQIGHVYEGLLEFSCLRVTEPYVGLGGKLAPELPLAELEQAHGEGDEAFAEWLKARAGFTTATVKKALTAQPAADDLSNLHSACDNNATLAERIRPYLGLLRRDLRGWPVVGPAGSVVLTQVGDRRATGTHYTPRTLAEEVVEHTLAPLCHAPGPAEGAESDAWQVKPAEQLLALRVADIAMGSGAFLVSACRYLADRLVKAWKRDGLPADVSSLVGEDADRDELARTARRLVADRCLYGVDRDPMAVELAKLSLWLVTLAKDKPFSFLDHALRHGDSLIGVTSIDQITAFHLKPEVGRKINARLHGDIEEDTARIVARATEVRQDIAAMPVVDIRQAQLKAQKLMYADDLTDKLRLAADAVVGAALSTAGEKASSYDDRLTSLSEEVQAALRGDDKAEETTRERIDRWLRGHRMEPIRPLHWPLEFPELFGPAGSGFDAIVGNPPFVGGKKISPTMGEDYRAYMVERIARGRRGNADLCAYFLLRDTSLTPTGRMGIITTNTIAQGDTREVGLDQIVERGRTIYRAVKSQPWPGTAALEISLLWLGRCHENEPAVLDDRRVRGITPALDVVSRVSGNPYRLTVNAGQSFQGSIVLGMGFVLDPEEARAYIEKDPRNADVVFPYLNGEDLNSRPDCSARRWVINFGEMTKEEARRYPTCWTRVENNVKPERIKKDSKKYPRMVHEWWKFWNPRPGLQQAISGIGRILAIARVSKTALPVFVPSGQVTSEQTVIFATDRDADLSLLSSAHHYWWAITRASSLKGDLRYTPSDVYETFPKPGLTDRMDKAGKELDAYRRTLMLERQLGLTKLYNQVHDPKVFDPAIERLRQIHVEIDDAVNEAYGWSDLDLGHGFHETHQGVRFTIVLEAQVEVLDRLLELNHARYDEEVRRGAHSGKGKGKGGGSRGKGDDAAVFDDGALMPPPDALF
- the drmA gene encoding DISARM system helicase DrmA: MSDEGVLQAPTAAVIRDELVDAVVADLLGPVGGDQEEIGERPTDRYLLGRLAPSGAVISPDEQDSLAEAEPSGGEEGDPEPDAPNVPSLFPSTFGFTACVDGAVRELTVSASWARYEQAPAPEGSYRSTVWRRVPMSGSITVPLAEGDLRPGPAPLHPDAPHVRIRGRARRFDGNWLVSLFLVNDQPGSSHKQQAWLFQAELSAAALDDGPVFLRRVTDRASGGDAEDRNEQNRLAMTYRFHPEFAVGHGVAVHVEPDPADPMAACRISTTAAPWYEVPQTGLPNAKDDVDLPELAELVTDMERLGAMGPAELQAALMPLVTGYRRWIEERGAEIGSARAHLDGFAHEANANLSQAREAADRIEAGIRLVVRDATARQAFAFANRAMHLQRVHSLAAEKRRTDPQGITLDAALDAYKDPRFHSWRPFQLAFVLLNLPSLADPTHAERGRESGIADLLWFPTGGGKTEAYLGLTAFTLAMRRLQPAWGGRDPHAGLAVLMRYTLRLLTIQQFQRAATLICACEVLRQADRTTWGDEPFRIGLWVGGKVTPNRTDHADDWLTRLKNDKGESHRSSPHQLTNCPWCGTPINAGRDIQVDMVRRRTLVMCPDPHFACPFTEWASSGEDRSEGLPVVVVDEEIYRLLPALVIATVDKFAQLPWKGETQALFGNVTQRCERHGYLTADLKDADWESGSHPAKGNARAARTVAVSPLRPPDLIIQDELHLISGPLGSLVGLYEAGVDRLCTWRTRSGQEVRPKVIASTATVRRAQRQIGALFLRHTRIFPPQGLDVSDSFFARQRPVPDTPGRRYLGICAHGVRIKSTLIRVYVAVLGAAQRLHEKYGHNPVTDPYMTLVGYFNSLRELGGMRRLVEDDVTTRLARADAGVLARRYDLVLRELTSRLSSSDIPEILDQLAIDFSAPGVKKGKGGGRGSKRPIDVLLATNMIAVGVDVSRLGVMVVANQPKSAAEYIQATSRVGRAAPGLVLTVLNWARPRDLSHYERFEHYHATIYRSVEALSVTPFAERAVDRGLTGVLTGLIRNLEADWNGNLRAQDVDRHGTLAKEVVAHLAQRAAETTGSTAIGAEIEKALDQRLDHWGNEQAVPARRLAYRRPWSKADDIAGLLHEPDQGPWRIATCPTSLRDVEPSVRLLLTADDLGDDGAPPFLPPLTPPGATGGNP
- the drmD gene encoding DISARM system SNF2-like helicase DrmD, with the protein product MPDLAVSDRVGAPAPGQLVTVRNRQWIVSGVLAGTVASSDPTGSFTTPPQHVVSLVSIEDDARDEELRVVWELEYGAVAHDQHSLPTPERGFDEPQRLDAFLDAVRWGAVASADRTALQAPFRSGVQIEEYQLDPVVRALSMPRTNLLVADDVGLGKTIEAGLVAQELMLRHRARTMLVVCPAGLTVQWRDEMRDKFGLDFRIVDTKLLKELRRSRGLYANPWTHYPRLIVSVDWLKRERPMRLLREVLPTVPSYPRAFDLLIVDEVHTCAPSGNGRYAVDSQRTQAIRALAPHCEHRLFLSATPHNGYLESFTALLELLDDQRFARGVKPNPEQLARVMVRRLKRDLPPRWDGTPRFPKRVLQELPVHYDEAEREAHRMLSVYAASRRRAAGQTAQRTAADFVTTLLKKRLFSSPKAFAETVDTHLATMEARATGPFEPDAKAGAVGEAGSRVLRPLIDRLEETAGDDEAFAPAATQALTAVREVAPPLSDEERRLLQQLRSWARDAQDRADGKFRAFTDWLDPIVRPNGQWSDQRVIVFTEYRDTQRWLYERLIAAGVPTERIAQLHGGQDEKEREHVKNVFQESPDLPGGEPRILLATDAASEGINLQRYCHRLLHWEIPWNPNRLEQRNGRIDRHGQHAARVEVYHFVPAGWEKAEADPDAFAEGTLENELYFLHHAAHKVDQIREDLGSAGEVIAAQVEQKMLGKRTDWQTADAEITRRSGRAVLKIERDLARDLERLTETLSSSRTDLNLSPATLERVVRTGLALAHGKDLLTAEPPQGMRAACFRLPQLPGAWAEARNDGLYHPVTGVERLVTFDGDAAADRTDVVLLHLGHRLVQMCLRLLRAEIWAGGAAAKLSRVTARLVPGDVLRAPAVIAHGRVVVTGAEGTRLHEEIVTAGGLIEGGKLTRAKETDLAAWLAAATEELPATAFLDRLTTLWPDLQESLSRALKVRADQRARSLGGLLERRCDEEVAGIETILADLEHSIRGALNDHAHWEQASLFEVVAEANQLRKDRAALAERLEAIPGMREQETAALRRRYADPTARYFPAAVTFLVPSALSRGAR